Proteins from one Mycolicibacter virginiensis genomic window:
- a CDS encoding alpha-(1->3)-arabinofuranosyltransferase, translated as MSRRWLWLVGAVSLTFSLLQAPGRISPDTKLDLTIAPLRFLARAANLWSSELPFGQVQNQAYGYLFPHGTFFLAGDLLGLPGWIVQRLWWAVLLTVGFWGLLRVAETLRIGTPTARLIGATAFALSPRVLTTLGSISSETLPMMLAPWVLLPVIRALGAPRDPGPDTAERSARVLAGQAGVAVALMGAVNAVATLAGCLPAIIWWLCHRPNRRWWRFTGWWLLALALAVTWWVVALLLLGRVSPPFLDFIESAGVTTRWTSLTEMLRGTHSWTPFVAPNATAGAPLVTRPVMVLGTCLVAAAGLAGLTGMLSRRLPGAGRLVTMLLIGVTLLAIGYAGGLGSPLAHSVQAFLDGAGAPLRNLHKLESVIRIPLVLGLTHLLGRIPLPGSAPALVWRRAFVHPEHHKSAAVGLVVLTALMVSTSLAWTGRLTPPGTFSALPQYWRDAAAWLAEHNNGGPTPGRVLVAPGAPFATQTWGTSHDEPLQVLEAGPWGVRDSIPLTPPQTIRALDSVQRLFAAGRPSAGLADTLIRQGISYLVVRNDLDPDNSRSARPLLVHRAVDGSPGLQRVAQFGDPVGSGTVRGFVADSGLRPAYPAIEIYRVGDPAADANPGAPYLTDLDAMPRVDGGPEVLLRLDEHRRLRGEPARGPVLMTADARRADLGTPVVTVTDTPLARETDYGRVDDHSSTIRAAGDARHTHSRVPDYPTPGASTVFGGWLGGRLTASSSSSDATTLPDVAPSTSPAAAIDGDSGTAWVSNALQSAVGQWLQVDFDHPLTNGTITLTPSATAVGAQVRRIQISTINGTTTLRFDRAGEPLIAALPYGETPWVRITASGTDDGSPGVQFGITDLAITQYDASGFAHPVDLRHTALVPAPPAGAQVAQWDLGAGLPGRTGCATADGAVRCAASMMLEPEEPASFSRTLNVPRPMSVTPTVWVRPRQGPNLVDLIADPGALRAHGDADVLDVQGSAYAAADGDPGTAWTASQRVVAHRSPPTLTITLPRPVKVTGVRFTPSQSPLPAHPTLVAVDLGSGPQVRELGESDDQQVRLLPRVTDTVTISLLGWEDVIDRTAIGFDQLKPPGLAEVSVLGADGRPVAPADHARNRSRAVHVDCDHGPIIAIAGRFVHTSISTTVGALLDDRPVAAQACDLRPIALPPGAQELMISPGPAFVVDGATLSGPSAATGAAATSPAVLGTWSADRREVTVPPAPSARVLVVPESINGGWVARTSDGTRLAPVAVNGWQQGFVLPAGTDGPITLTFGPNRMYRLGMAGGLALLPLLALLAWWPVRRVRDPGPPVAPWGPSRRAAATGALTVGFLIAGTAGAAVFGAAMVLLFALRHRQRAFDVARLGLSAGGLITAGAILCRHPWRSVDGYAGHSAGVQLAALISVAVLAATAVVARGGRPRWSPAVVARGGRKLDGVEGSGPPQ; from the coding sequence TTGTCCCGGCGCTGGTTGTGGCTGGTCGGCGCCGTCTCCCTGACTTTCAGCCTGCTGCAGGCGCCCGGACGGATCTCGCCGGACACCAAGCTCGATCTGACCATCGCTCCGCTGCGGTTTCTGGCTCGTGCCGCCAACCTGTGGAGCAGCGAACTGCCGTTCGGCCAGGTGCAGAACCAGGCGTATGGCTACCTGTTCCCGCATGGCACCTTCTTCCTGGCCGGTGATCTGCTGGGGCTGCCCGGCTGGATCGTTCAGCGGTTGTGGTGGGCGGTACTGCTCACGGTGGGGTTCTGGGGCCTGCTGCGGGTCGCCGAGACGTTGCGGATCGGGACCCCGACGGCACGGTTGATCGGCGCCACCGCATTCGCCCTGTCGCCACGAGTGCTCACCACGTTGGGTTCCATCTCTTCCGAGACACTGCCGATGATGCTGGCCCCCTGGGTGTTGCTGCCGGTCATCCGGGCGTTGGGGGCGCCACGTGATCCCGGCCCGGACACCGCGGAGCGGTCCGCACGGGTGCTGGCTGGCCAGGCAGGGGTCGCGGTTGCGTTGATGGGCGCGGTAAACGCGGTCGCGACGCTCGCGGGGTGCCTGCCGGCGATCATCTGGTGGCTGTGTCATCGCCCGAACCGGCGCTGGTGGCGGTTCACCGGCTGGTGGCTGCTGGCGCTGGCCTTAGCGGTCACCTGGTGGGTGGTGGCCCTGCTGCTGCTCGGCCGAGTCAGCCCGCCGTTCCTGGACTTCATCGAATCGGCCGGCGTCACCACCCGGTGGACGTCGCTGACCGAGATGCTGCGCGGCACCCACAGCTGGACACCGTTCGTCGCGCCGAATGCCACGGCCGGGGCACCGCTGGTCACACGTCCGGTGATGGTCCTGGGTACCTGCCTGGTGGCGGCCGCGGGTCTGGCCGGACTGACCGGCATGCTGTCTCGGCGCTTGCCCGGCGCCGGACGGCTGGTCACCATGCTGCTGATCGGGGTGACGCTGCTGGCTATCGGCTATGCCGGTGGGCTCGGCTCGCCGCTGGCCCACTCGGTGCAGGCCTTCCTGGACGGCGCCGGGGCGCCGCTGCGCAACCTGCACAAACTCGAGTCGGTGATCCGTATCCCGCTGGTTTTGGGGCTCACCCATCTGCTGGGCCGCATCCCGCTGCCGGGCAGCGCGCCGGCACTGGTGTGGCGGCGCGCGTTCGTCCATCCCGAACACCACAAGTCGGCCGCGGTCGGTCTGGTGGTCCTGACGGCGCTGATGGTCTCGACGTCACTGGCCTGGACCGGGCGGCTCACGCCGCCGGGAACATTCAGCGCACTGCCGCAGTATTGGCGCGACGCCGCGGCTTGGCTCGCCGAGCACAACAACGGCGGCCCCACCCCCGGCCGGGTGCTGGTGGCACCGGGGGCGCCGTTTGCCACTCAGACCTGGGGCACCAGCCACGACGAACCGTTGCAGGTCCTCGAAGCCGGCCCGTGGGGAGTGCGCGACTCGATCCCGCTGACGCCGCCGCAAACCATTCGGGCGCTCGACTCGGTTCAGCGCCTGTTCGCCGCCGGCCGCCCGTCGGCAGGGCTGGCCGACACCCTGATCCGACAAGGCATCTCCTACCTGGTGGTGCGCAACGACCTGGACCCCGACAACTCCCGCTCGGCCCGGCCACTGCTGGTGCACCGCGCGGTCGACGGCTCACCGGGATTGCAGCGGGTGGCCCAGTTCGGCGATCCCGTCGGGTCAGGCACCGTGCGGGGATTCGTCGCCGACAGCGGCCTGCGGCCGGCCTATCCGGCGATCGAGATCTACCGGGTCGGCGATCCCGCGGCCGACGCAAACCCGGGAGCGCCGTACCTGACCGACCTTGACGCGATGCCGCGGGTCGACGGCGGCCCGGAGGTGTTGCTGCGACTCGACGAACACCGCCGATTACGCGGAGAGCCGGCGCGGGGCCCCGTGCTGATGACCGCCGATGCCCGGCGCGCGGATTTGGGCACACCGGTGGTCACCGTCACCGACACCCCCCTGGCTCGCGAAACCGACTACGGGCGGGTCGATGATCATTCGTCGACGATCCGCGCAGCCGGCGACGCCCGGCACACCCACAGCCGGGTGCCGGACTATCCGACCCCCGGCGCCAGCACGGTGTTCGGCGGCTGGCTCGGCGGCCGGCTGACCGCGTCCAGCTCGTCCTCGGACGCCACCACGCTGCCCGATGTCGCGCCGTCGACCTCACCGGCCGCCGCCATCGACGGCGACTCGGGAACCGCCTGGGTGTCCAACGCCCTGCAGTCGGCGGTCGGCCAATGGCTGCAGGTGGACTTCGACCACCCGCTGACCAACGGCACCATCACCTTGACGCCCAGTGCGACGGCCGTCGGCGCGCAGGTGCGGCGGATACAGATCTCCACGATCAACGGCACCACCACGTTGCGGTTCGACCGCGCCGGTGAGCCCCTGATCGCTGCGCTGCCTTACGGCGAAACACCCTGGGTGCGGATCACCGCGTCCGGCACCGACGACGGCTCCCCCGGCGTGCAGTTCGGCATCACCGATTTGGCGATCACCCAGTACGACGCTTCGGGCTTCGCGCATCCGGTCGACCTGCGCCACACGGCGCTGGTTCCCGCACCGCCCGCAGGCGCTCAAGTGGCGCAGTGGGACCTGGGTGCGGGCTTGCCGGGCCGGACCGGCTGCGCGACAGCCGACGGCGCGGTGCGCTGCGCCGCGTCGATGATGCTGGAGCCCGAGGAGCCCGCCAGCTTCAGCCGCACCCTGAACGTGCCGCGGCCCATGTCGGTGACCCCCACCGTGTGGGTGCGGCCTCGTCAGGGCCCGAACCTGGTCGACCTGATCGCTGATCCGGGCGCCTTGCGGGCCCACGGTGACGCCGACGTGCTCGACGTGCAGGGGTCGGCGTATGCCGCGGCCGATGGTGACCCGGGCACGGCGTGGACGGCGTCGCAGCGAGTGGTCGCGCACCGATCCCCGCCGACCCTGACCATCACGCTGCCGCGGCCGGTCAAGGTGACCGGCGTGCGGTTCACGCCCAGTCAGTCCCCGCTGCCGGCGCATCCCACGCTGGTGGCCGTGGACCTGGGCTCCGGCCCTCAGGTCCGGGAGCTGGGGGAATCCGACGATCAGCAGGTGCGCTTGCTGCCGCGGGTCACCGACACGGTCACGATCAGCCTGCTGGGGTGGGAGGACGTGATCGACCGCACCGCGATCGGCTTCGATCAGCTCAAGCCGCCGGGGCTGGCCGAGGTCAGTGTGCTCGGCGCCGACGGACGTCCCGTTGCCCCCGCCGATCACGCCCGCAACCGGTCACGTGCGGTCCACGTCGACTGCGACCATGGGCCGATCATCGCGATCGCCGGCCGGTTCGTGCACACTTCGATCTCCACCACTGTCGGCGCGCTGCTCGACGACAGGCCGGTGGCGGCGCAGGCGTGCGATCTGCGTCCGATCGCGTTGCCGCCCGGCGCGCAGGAATTGATGATCAGCCCGGGACCGGCATTCGTCGTCGACGGCGCGACGCTGTCGGGGCCGTCAGCGGCCACGGGAGCGGCCGCGACCTCACCGGCGGTGCTCGGCACGTGGAGCGCGGACCGGCGTGAGGTGACGGTGCCCCCCGCGCCATCCGCTCGGGTGCTGGTCGTTCCGGAGAGCATCAACGGCGGGTGGGTGGCGCGCACCTCGGACGGCACACGCTTGGCTCCGGTGGCGGTCAATGGATGGCAGCAGGGCTTTGTGCTGCCCGCGGGAACCGATGGGCCGATCACGCTGACGTTTGGGCCCAATCGGATGTACCGGCTCGGGATGGCCGGCGGACTGGCTCTGCTACCGCTGCTCGCGTTGCTGGCCTGGTGGCCAGTGCGGCGGGTCCGCGATCCCGGCCCGCCGGTAGCGCCGTGGGGGCCGAGCCGGCGCGCGGCGGCGACCGGTGCGCTGACGGTCGGCTTCTTGATCGCCGGGACCGCGGGGGCGGCGGTGTTCGGCGCCGCGATGGTGCTGCTGTTCGCATTGCGGCATAGGCAGCGCGCATTCGATGTGGCCCGGCTTGGATTGAGCGCCGGCGGCCTGATCACGGCGGGTGCAATCCTGTGCCGGCATCCCTGGCGGTCGGTGGACGGCTATGCCGGCCATTCGGCGGGGGTACAGCTGGCGGCCCTGATTTCGGTGGCGGTCCTGGCGGCCACGGCGGTGGTCGCCCGCGGTGGTCGCCCGCGGTGGTCGCCCGCGGTGGTCGCCCGCGGTGGTCGCAAGCTCGACGGAGTCGAGGGCAGCGGGCCACCGCAATAA
- a CDS encoding DUF2613 domain-containing protein, which yields MPRFVVPAAISIVVGVLLGAAAVFGVTLMVQQDTKPQIAGGDPQSSVLNRVEYGNRG from the coding sequence ATGCCTCGGTTCGTGGTGCCGGCCGCCATAAGCATCGTCGTGGGGGTATTGCTGGGTGCGGCGGCCGTCTTCGGGGTCACGCTGATGGTGCAACAAGACACCAAGCCGCAGATCGCCGGTGGCGACCCGCAGTCCTCGGTGCTGAACAGGGTGGAATACGGCAACCGCGGCTGA
- a CDS encoding glycoside hydrolase family 3 N-terminal domain-containing protein, translated as MPGSLTRQLPGLLLAAAVLPALVTSCSHRDETPAPSADAGASPTATASAPVDPVCAQVSALSVRDKLAQLVMVGVRDAADARAVVTDHHVGGIFIGSWTELSMLTDGSLKEIKESQAPTGPLPLAVSVDEEGGRVSRLSSLIGKSPSAKELAQASSAAQVRELAAERGRKMADLGITVDFAPVVDVVDADTDEDTVIGDRSFGSDPAKVTEYAGAYAQGLRDAGLLPVLKHFPGHGHGSGDSHTAGAVVTPPLAQLQDNDLVPYRTLVTEAPVAVMMGHLEVPGLTEDPASLSPAAVKLLRTGTDYHGPAFDGPVFSDDLSSMAAITEHYGVAEAVLRSLAAGVDIALWVTTDEVPAVLDRLEQAVSAGELKQEAVDASLARVTAVKKPGTHCHG; from the coding sequence ATGCCTGGATCGCTGACTCGACAACTGCCCGGTCTGCTGCTGGCCGCCGCGGTGCTGCCGGCACTCGTCACGTCGTGCTCGCACCGTGACGAGACGCCCGCACCGTCGGCTGACGCCGGGGCGTCGCCTACTGCGACGGCCTCCGCGCCGGTGGATCCGGTGTGTGCACAGGTGTCGGCCCTCTCGGTCCGCGACAAGCTGGCACAGCTGGTGATGGTGGGGGTCCGTGATGCGGCCGACGCCCGTGCGGTGGTCACCGATCACCACGTCGGCGGCATCTTCATCGGCAGCTGGACCGAGCTGTCCATGCTCACCGACGGTTCGCTGAAGGAGATCAAGGAAAGCCAGGCGCCCACCGGCCCGCTGCCGCTGGCGGTCAGCGTGGACGAGGAGGGCGGCCGGGTGTCTCGGCTGTCGTCGCTGATCGGGAAGTCGCCGTCGGCGAAGGAGCTGGCGCAGGCCAGTAGCGCCGCGCAGGTGCGTGAGTTGGCCGCTGAGCGGGGCCGCAAAATGGCTGACCTGGGCATCACCGTCGACTTCGCGCCGGTTGTCGACGTGGTGGACGCCGACACCGACGAAGACACCGTGATCGGTGACCGTTCGTTCGGTTCGGATCCGGCCAAGGTCACCGAGTACGCCGGCGCGTATGCGCAGGGTCTGCGGGACGCCGGGCTGCTGCCGGTGCTCAAGCACTTCCCCGGCCACGGCCACGGTTCCGGTGACTCGCACACGGCCGGCGCGGTGGTCACACCGCCTCTGGCGCAGTTGCAGGACAACGACTTGGTGCCCTACCGCACCTTGGTCACCGAGGCGCCGGTGGCGGTGATGATGGGCCACCTGGAAGTGCCCGGGCTGACCGAGGATCCAGCCAGCCTGAGCCCGGCGGCGGTCAAGCTGCTGCGCACCGGCACCGACTATCACGGCCCGGCGTTCGACGGCCCGGTGTTCAGCGACGACCTGTCGTCCATGGCGGCGATCACCGAGCACTACGGGGTCGCCGAAGCGGTGCTGCGCAGCTTGGCGGCCGGTGTCGACATCGCGCTGTGGGTCACCACCGACGAGGTGCCCGCGGTGTTGGACCGGCTGGAGCAGGCGGTGTCGGCCGGCGAGCTGAAGCAGGAAGCCGTCGACGCGTCGC